From Paenibacillus sp. GP183, one genomic window encodes:
- a CDS encoding cytochrome c biogenesis protein CcdA yields MDSLNLWIALWAGFASFISPCCLPLYPSYISYITGISVSELKAGRSKAFVRRQTMLHTLGFIVGFSIIFYALGLAAGFLGNFFIDYRHLLRQLAAILILIMGFFLLGVFQPQWLMKERKFQIKLRPAGYLGSVLIGMGFAAGWSPCVGPILSAILALAATEPGTWFKLTTAYSLGFAIPFFIMSFFIGSTKWILRYSNGIMKIGGVIMIIVAALLYTDKMTQITLWLNSITPEWLRF; encoded by the coding sequence ATGGATTCGCTTAATCTTTGGATCGCGTTATGGGCGGGGTTTGCCTCATTTATTTCTCCCTGCTGTTTACCGCTTTATCCTTCTTACATATCCTATATCACCGGTATTTCTGTGAGTGAGCTCAAGGCTGGCCGCTCGAAAGCTTTTGTCCGACGCCAGACGATGCTTCACACTTTAGGCTTCATCGTCGGATTTTCGATTATCTTTTATGCGCTAGGGCTGGCGGCAGGCTTTCTGGGTAACTTTTTCATTGACTACCGTCACTTGCTTCGTCAATTAGCCGCTATTTTGATCTTGATCATGGGTTTTTTTCTGCTGGGTGTTTTTCAACCGCAATGGTTGATGAAAGAGCGCAAATTTCAAATCAAACTGCGCCCGGCCGGTTATTTGGGATCTGTACTCATCGGCATGGGTTTTGCTGCCGGCTGGTCGCCATGTGTGGGTCCAATCCTTTCGGCCATCTTGGCGTTAGCCGCTACGGAACCTGGCACATGGTTTAAGCTGACAACCGCCTATTCCTTAGGTTTTGCCATTCCATTTTTCATCATGTCCTTCTTTATCGGATCGACCAAATGGATTCTCCGATATTCCAATGGGATTATGAAAATCGGCGGAGTCATCATGATCATTGTAGCTGCCTTGCTCTACACTGACAAAATGACGCAGATCACGCTATGGCTGAACAGCATCACACCGGAATGGCTGCGTTTTTAA
- the yidD gene encoding membrane protein insertion efficiency factor YidD: MKKVLQVPIHIYRKFISPLKPPTCRFYPTCSQYALEALEEHGAVKGSWLAAKRIAKCHPFHPGGIDKVPPSAKRIAVEAKEKGLT, encoded by the coding sequence ATGAAAAAAGTGCTGCAGGTTCCAATTCATATATACCGCAAATTTATCTCTCCATTAAAACCGCCTACCTGCCGCTTTTATCCGACATGTTCGCAGTATGCGCTGGAGGCTTTGGAGGAGCATGGAGCTGTTAAAGGATCTTGGCTTGCGGCCAAGCGGATAGCGAAATGCCATCCTTTTCATCCCGGAGGGATTGATAAGGTTCCGCCTTCGGCGAAAAGAATAGCGGTAGAAGCCAAGGAGAAGGGGCTAACTTGA
- a CDS encoding CBS domain-containing protein, which translates to MLPGSYEEGRVIELTTRQKEILELVQQHAPVTGDQIAEMLGISKPTIRTDLSVLVMLELLDAKPKVGYFPGQALQPQGQSILKLQQMQVKDVHGIPVIIRDTSTVHDAVVTLFLENIGTLIIADEDSTLLGIVSRKDLLKVTLGNPHAATMPISLVMTRQPNLITVSPDDPVVEAARKMIHHQVDSLPVVISHEEADGRTRKEVVGRITKTSMTRLLVDLMKQ; encoded by the coding sequence ATGCTTCCGGGTTCGTATGAGGAGGGACGCGTCATCGAGCTGACAACCAGGCAAAAGGAAATACTTGAGCTAGTGCAGCAGCACGCTCCCGTAACCGGAGATCAAATAGCGGAGATGCTTGGCATCAGCAAACCGACGATCCGCACGGATCTTTCCGTGCTTGTGATGCTGGAGCTTCTGGATGCGAAGCCAAAGGTCGGTTATTTCCCAGGGCAAGCTTTACAGCCGCAAGGACAGTCCATCCTAAAGCTGCAGCAAATGCAAGTAAAAGATGTGCACGGAATCCCGGTGATCATCAGAGATACTTCTACAGTGCATGATGCTGTTGTCACTTTATTTTTGGAAAATATCGGAACCTTGATCATTGCAGACGAGGACAGCACCTTGCTCGGAATCGTATCGCGTAAAGATTTACTAAAGGTGACTCTCGGTAATCCTCATGCGGCGACCATGCCGATCAGTCTCGTGATGACTCGCCAGCCTAATTTAATCACCGTTTCCCCGGATGATCCTGTCGTTGAGGCTGCCCGGAAAATGATCCACCATCAGGTCGATAGTTTGCCTGTAGTTATTTCGCATGAGGAAGCGGATGGTCGAACGCGGAAGGAAGTTGTTGGACGAATCACCAAAACAAGTATGACCCGCCTACTGGTGGATCTGATGAAGCAATAA
- the ppdK gene encoding pyruvate, phosphate dikinase encodes MGANTDTKRLLHFHEGNAEMKMLLGGKGANLAEMTNAGLPVPPGFTVTTDACREFYASGRVVPPDLNQEIRTALKRVELSKNQKFGGLQDPLLVSVRSGSVTSMPGMMDTILNLGLNDETVEALARNTGNPRFAFDCYRRLIQMFGNVVFDIEGVYFERQLHRKKEELSIQFDKDLPVEALQQLIDQFKSIIELRTKREFPQDVFEQLELAVEAVFRSWNNQRAIVYRKVFDIPEQQGTAINIQAMVFGNQGDDCGTGVLFTRNPSTGEKMLYGEYLTNAQGEDVVAGVRTPLPIAQLEQEMPLVFNKLAQTAARLEAHYKDMQDIEFTVEKGELFILQTRNGKRTAQAAVKLAVHLAKENILSREEALQRIEVEHLNQLLHRAIDESVKLDVLATGLPASPGAATGQAVFDADTAEEWGRAGKRVVLVSSETSPEDIHGVIAAEGVLTSRGGMTSHAAVVARGMGKPCVCGCDEVRIDAEEKLFLAGDITVREGDWITLDGSTGRVISGVVELKEPEVSEELRELLQWADGVRKLKVLTNADTPEDAVKAREFGAEGIGLCRTEHMFMSAERLPVVQAMILADTLEERKAALEQLLPMQQGDFEGLFTAMNGLPVTIRLLDPPLHEFLPKLEDLLVRQEQLKHRKTDLQEQSKLDSLIRKVRGLQEMNPMLGQRGCRLGIVFPEIYEMQAIAIFRAVQACKKRGITVLPEIMIPLVGHANELKLMRELVDRAANEVLGVEIDQPAYKVGTMIEVPRAALTAAQIVKYADFFSFGTNDLTQMTLGYSRDDAEGKFLTHYVDQGILPKNPFQVIDTDGVGVLIDWAVKQGRAHNPQLKTSICGEHGGDKESIFFCHQTGLDCVSCSPFRVPLARIAAAQAQILLGSHVHPHVELERSVSSL; translated from the coding sequence ATGGGCGCTAACACCGATACGAAAAGATTGCTGCATTTCCACGAGGGCAACGCCGAAATGAAGATGCTGCTTGGGGGAAAGGGCGCCAATCTGGCGGAAATGACCAATGCCGGTTTGCCGGTACCGCCCGGTTTTACGGTGACTACCGATGCTTGCAGGGAATTTTATGCGAGTGGAAGAGTCGTTCCTCCTGATCTTAATCAGGAAATACGCACGGCTCTCAAGCGGGTGGAGCTCAGCAAAAATCAAAAGTTCGGCGGCTTACAGGATCCTTTGCTAGTGTCCGTTAGATCAGGCTCCGTGACCTCGATGCCCGGGATGATGGATACCATTCTTAATTTGGGATTGAATGATGAGACTGTTGAAGCACTCGCGCGTAATACGGGAAATCCCCGTTTTGCTTTTGATTGCTACCGGAGATTGATTCAAATGTTCGGTAATGTTGTTTTTGACATTGAAGGAGTTTATTTCGAGCGGCAGCTTCATCGCAAGAAAGAAGAGCTTTCCATTCAGTTTGATAAAGATTTGCCCGTTGAGGCATTGCAGCAGCTCATTGATCAATTCAAATCCATCATCGAGCTTAGGACTAAGCGCGAATTCCCGCAGGATGTATTCGAGCAGCTTGAGCTGGCGGTGGAAGCAGTATTCCGTTCCTGGAACAATCAAAGGGCGATCGTCTATCGCAAAGTGTTTGACATTCCAGAGCAGCAGGGCACGGCCATTAACATCCAGGCGATGGTTTTTGGCAACCAAGGGGATGATTGCGGAACCGGGGTATTATTCACCCGTAATCCTTCAACCGGAGAGAAGATGCTCTACGGAGAATACCTGACGAATGCGCAGGGTGAGGATGTCGTTGCAGGTGTAAGAACTCCTTTGCCGATTGCGCAGTTGGAGCAAGAGATGCCCCTGGTTTTTAACAAGCTTGCTCAAACGGCAGCTCGATTGGAAGCGCACTATAAAGATATGCAGGATATCGAATTTACCGTGGAAAAAGGGGAGCTTTTCATTCTCCAAACGCGCAACGGCAAAAGAACGGCTCAAGCAGCCGTGAAGCTGGCTGTGCACCTGGCGAAGGAAAACATCCTAAGCCGCGAGGAAGCGCTGCAGCGCATTGAAGTGGAGCATTTGAATCAACTGCTCCATAGAGCCATTGATGAATCCGTCAAGCTTGATGTCTTGGCGACAGGTTTGCCCGCATCCCCAGGCGCGGCGACGGGGCAGGCCGTGTTTGACGCTGACACGGCTGAGGAATGGGGCCGCGCAGGCAAGCGAGTCGTACTCGTCAGCAGTGAAACGAGCCCCGAGGACATCCACGGCGTCATTGCCGCCGAAGGCGTTCTGACCAGCCGCGGCGGAATGACCAGCCACGCGGCGGTTGTCGCCCGCGGCATGGGCAAACCGTGCGTTTGCGGCTGTGACGAGGTGCGCATCGATGCCGAGGAGAAGCTGTTTCTGGCTGGCGATATCACCGTCCGCGAAGGGGACTGGATCACGCTCGATGGTTCCACCGGCCGCGTGATCTCTGGAGTCGTCGAGCTCAAGGAGCCTGAGGTGAGCGAGGAGCTGAGGGAGCTGCTGCAATGGGCGGACGGCGTGCGCAAGCTGAAGGTGCTGACCAATGCCGACACACCGGAGGATGCGGTCAAGGCCCGTGAATTCGGCGCGGAGGGTATCGGTCTTTGCCGCACCGAGCATATGTTCATGTCCGCCGAACGTCTGCCTGTAGTCCAGGCGATGATCCTGGCGGACACACTCGAGGAGCGCAAAGCCGCCTTGGAGCAGCTGCTGCCCATGCAGCAAGGCGACTTCGAGGGTCTCTTCACCGCCATGAATGGGCTGCCGGTGACGATTCGCCTGCTGGATCCTCCTCTGCATGAATTTTTGCCAAAGCTGGAGGATCTGTTGGTTCGTCAGGAGCAGCTTAAGCACCGGAAAACCGACCTTCAGGAACAAAGCAAGCTAGACTCGCTGATCCGTAAGGTCCGCGGTTTACAAGAAATGAATCCCATGCTTGGACAACGCGGATGCAGACTGGGCATCGTGTTTCCGGAAATTTATGAGATGCAAGCCATTGCGATTTTCCGTGCAGTGCAAGCATGTAAAAAACGCGGAATCACCGTTTTACCTGAGATTATGATCCCGTTGGTAGGCCATGCAAACGAGCTGAAGCTGATGCGTGAGCTTGTGGATCGCGCCGCCAATGAGGTTTTGGGCGTTGAAATTGACCAACCTGCATACAAAGTCGGTACGATGATCGAGGTGCCAAGAGCGGCGCTGACTGCAGCGCAAATTGTGAAATACGCGGACTTTTTCTCCTTCGGGACGAATGATCTGACTCAAATGACACTGGGCTACAGCCGTGATGATGCGGAAGGAAAATTCCTAACCCATTATGTAGATCAGGGCATTCTGCCGAAAAACCCGTTCCAGGTGATTGATACCGACGGTGTAGGCGTGTTAATCGATTGGGCGGTCAAGCAGGGCAGGGCCCATAATCCTCAGCTCAAAACAAGCATTTGCGGCGAGCATGGCGGAGACAAGGAATCGATTTTCTTTTGCCATCAGACAGGTCTGGATTGTGTAAGCTGCTCGCCTTTTCGGGTACCTTTAGCAAGAATTGCTGCTGCTCAAGCCCAGATACTTCTAGGCTCCCATGTTCATCCCCACGTAGAGCTAGAGAGAAGCGTAAGTTCATTGTAA
- the metG gene encoding methionine--tRNA ligase, whose product MADKQQTFYLTTPIYYPSDKLHIGHAYSTVAGDVMARYKRLRGYDVMYLTGTDEHGQKIERKAQEKGVTPQQYVNDIVVGIKELWSKLDISYDDFIRTTEDRHKDAVADIFARLLEQGDVYLGTYEGWYCVPCEAFFPESKLVDGKCPDCGRPVEKMKEETYFFRMSKYADRLLQYYESNPDFIKPESRKNEMINNFIKPGLEDLAVSRTTFDWGIKVPGDPKHVIYVWIDALSNYITALGYGSPDASKFERYWPANVHLMSKEIVRFHTIYWPIMLMALDLPLPKQVFAHGWLLMKDAKISKSKGNVVDPVTLIDRYGLDALRYYLMREVPFGADGTFTPESFVERVNHDLANDLGNLLNRTIVMIDKYFNGKIPAYVPGATEFEAGLLETVRITVAKYEEAMENMEFSIALAAVWQLIGRTNKYIDETQPWSMVKDEASRGKLGSVLYALAESQRIYSVLLRPFLTKTPQRMWQQLGLAAEELPRLTSWESAYTFGLLPSGTVVQKGEPMFPRLDVELEIGFIVQAMGGGAAEPAADPAPAASAPAAEPKEEIGIDDFSKVELRVAQVIAAEPVKGADKLLKLQLDLGFEQRQVVSGIAKFYTPEQMVGRKLICVVNLKPVKLRGELSQGMILAASHGDQMTLATVDENMPNGAIVK is encoded by the coding sequence ATGGCAGACAAACAGCAAACCTTTTATCTCACAACTCCCATTTACTATCCGAGCGATAAGCTCCACATTGGCCATGCTTATTCGACGGTAGCCGGAGATGTGATGGCTCGCTACAAACGCTTGCGCGGATATGACGTTATGTATTTAACGGGTACAGATGAGCATGGGCAAAAAATCGAGCGCAAAGCCCAGGAAAAGGGTGTGACCCCGCAGCAATATGTAAATGATATTGTCGTCGGAATTAAAGAGCTTTGGTCTAAGCTCGATATTTCTTACGATGATTTCATCCGTACAACGGAGGATCGCCATAAAGATGCTGTCGCCGATATTTTTGCACGATTGCTGGAGCAGGGCGACGTCTACCTGGGCACCTATGAGGGCTGGTACTGCGTTCCGTGCGAGGCCTTCTTCCCGGAAAGCAAGCTGGTGGATGGTAAATGTCCGGACTGCGGCCGTCCCGTGGAAAAAATGAAGGAAGAGACCTACTTCTTCCGGATGAGCAAATATGCGGATCGATTGCTGCAATACTACGAGTCGAATCCGGACTTCATTAAACCAGAATCCCGCAAAAATGAAATGATCAACAATTTCATCAAGCCCGGGCTCGAGGATCTGGCAGTATCCAGAACGACCTTTGACTGGGGGATTAAGGTTCCCGGTGATCCGAAGCATGTTATCTATGTTTGGATTGATGCGTTATCCAACTATATCACTGCGCTTGGCTATGGTTCACCTGATGCAAGTAAATTTGAGCGCTATTGGCCTGCTAATGTGCATTTAATGAGTAAAGAAATCGTCCGTTTCCATACGATTTATTGGCCGATCATGTTAATGGCGCTCGATCTGCCGCTGCCGAAGCAAGTATTTGCGCACGGCTGGCTGCTGATGAAGGACGCCAAAATATCCAAATCCAAAGGCAATGTCGTCGATCCGGTTACCTTGATCGACCGCTACGGCTTGGACGCGCTGCGATATTACCTGATGCGCGAGGTTCCTTTCGGCGCTGACGGCACGTTCACGCCGGAAAGCTTTGTCGAGCGGGTCAATCATGACCTCGCCAATGATCTCGGAAATCTGCTGAACCGTACGATCGTGATGATCGATAAGTACTTTAACGGAAAGATTCCCGCGTATGTGCCGGGCGCTACCGAATTCGAGGCAGGTCTCCTGGAGACGGTCCGCATCACGGTAGCGAAGTACGAGGAGGCGATGGAGAACATGGAATTCTCCATCGCTCTCGCCGCGGTGTGGCAGCTGATCGGCCGCACCAATAAATACATCGACGAGACGCAGCCGTGGTCGATGGTCAAGGACGAAGCGAGCCGCGGGAAGCTCGGCTCGGTGCTGTATGCGCTGGCCGAGTCGCAGCGCATCTATTCCGTGCTCCTGCGTCCGTTCCTGACGAAGACGCCGCAGCGGATGTGGCAGCAGCTCGGACTCGCTGCTGAAGAACTTCCGCGCCTCACCTCGTGGGAGAGCGCGTACACCTTTGGGTTGCTCCCTTCCGGCACTGTTGTGCAGAAGGGAGAGCCGATGTTTCCCCGCCTGGACGTGGAGCTGGAAATCGGCTTTATTGTCCAGGCCATGGGAGGCGGAGCGGCTGAGCCCGCTGCCGACCCGGCGCCCGCAGCAAGCGCGCCAGCGGCGGAGCCGAAGGAAGAAATCGGCATCGACGATTTCTCCAAGGTGGAGCTGCGCGTCGCGCAGGTTATCGCCGCCGAGCCCGTTAAGGGCGCGGATAAGCTGCTGAAACTGCAGCTGGACCTCGGCTTCGAGCAGCGCCAGGTGGTCTCAGGCATCGCCAAGTTTTACACGCCCGAGCAAATGGTTGGACGCAAGTTGATATGCGTCGTCAACCTGAAGCCGGTTAAGCTGCGCGGCGAGCTGTCGCAGGGCATGATTCTGGCGGCATCCCATGGCGACCAGATGACCCTGGCAACCGTCGATGAGAACATGCCTAATGGAGCCATCGTCAAATAA
- a CDS encoding patatin-like phospholipase family protein, with translation MKINGVFEGGGVKGIGLAGAVSAAMDQGYEFQEVAGTSSGSIVAAFLAAGYRGDEMRNMILQTPFSSFLQRSWIFDSVKRIGPVVRLILKKGLYSGEALENWVSQMLLVKGIRTFKDLAPNQLKIIASDISQGKLLVLPDDIAQYGIDPLKLSVAKAIRMSTSIPYFFDPVMLRKSVQHADSNAPFQDQFVYIVDGGLLSNFPLWVFDHEFRVSRRPVIGFQLVGKLMGSSRNIKGPISMLQALFETMLNAHDGRYIEQHNRFRTVKIPTLDVQNTQFNLSKEKSLALYDAGYKASEQYFKSWSMELYENDYEKYVIRKA, from the coding sequence ATGAAAATCAATGGAGTCTTTGAAGGCGGAGGGGTTAAGGGTATCGGGCTGGCGGGTGCAGTCAGTGCTGCGATGGATCAAGGCTATGAGTTTCAAGAGGTAGCCGGGACGAGTTCCGGGTCGATTGTGGCTGCATTTCTGGCTGCCGGATATCGCGGGGATGAGATGAGGAACATGATTTTGCAGACGCCGTTCTCCTCTTTTTTACAGCGCTCCTGGATCTTTGACAGTGTCAAAAGAATCGGCCCTGTGGTGCGGCTGATTCTGAAAAAAGGCTTGTACTCCGGCGAAGCACTGGAAAACTGGGTGTCTCAAATGCTGCTGGTCAAAGGCATCCGTACTTTTAAGGACCTGGCCCCGAACCAGCTTAAAATTATTGCTTCCGACATCTCCCAAGGAAAACTTCTTGTATTGCCGGATGATATAGCCCAGTACGGAATTGATCCGCTTAAATTATCTGTTGCCAAAGCGATACGAATGAGCACCAGTATCCCTTATTTTTTTGATCCGGTCATGCTCCGTAAATCAGTACAACATGCGGATTCAAATGCGCCTTTTCAGGATCAATTTGTTTATATAGTCGATGGGGGATTGCTCAGCAATTTTCCGCTTTGGGTATTCGATCATGAATTCCGCGTCAGCCGCAGACCTGTCATTGGCTTTCAATTGGTGGGTAAACTTATGGGTTCAAGCCGGAATATCAAAGGACCGATTTCCATGCTCCAAGCCTTGTTTGAGACAATGCTCAACGCCCATGACGGGCGCTATATTGAACAGCATAATCGATTTCGTACGGTAAAAATACCGACATTGGATGTTCAGAACACACAATTTAATTTGTCCAAAGAAAAAAGCCTTGCGCTTTATGATGCAGGCTACAAGGCTTCCGAGCAGTATTTTAAAAGTTGGTCCATGGAGCTTTATGAGAATGATTATGAAAAATATGTCATTCGCAAAGCGTGA
- a CDS encoding DUF1385 domain-containing protein, giving the protein MSEKSSIYGGQAVIEGVMMAGRNVHVTAVRKKDGSIEYLEVPKTEIGWVQVLKKIPFVRGIVGIIEASAKGAQHLNFSAEVFAQEEDENGDKAAVKKEEKPGFFSNISMLLGVAVIGVISFLFGKFVFTLVPAIIEEFLFKNAFSSQIGHNLVEGLIKIILLVGYIYAISLTPMIKRLFQYHGAEHKVISAYEAGVDLTVPNVQKFSTLHYRCGSSFIVFTVIVGVVVYSFVRYDTLLERVGQRLILLPLVIGISYELLRFTNSLRTVPVLRYLGYPGLWLQKLTTKQPFDDQVEVSIASFTRMREAEQRIMEGSV; this is encoded by the coding sequence GTGTCAGAAAAAAGCAGCATCTACGGCGGACAAGCGGTTATTGAAGGAGTTATGATGGCCGGCAGAAATGTGCACGTTACAGCAGTTCGTAAAAAGGATGGCTCCATTGAGTATCTCGAGGTTCCCAAGACTGAAATCGGTTGGGTCCAGGTATTAAAAAAGATCCCATTTGTACGGGGGATTGTAGGCATAATTGAAGCCAGTGCCAAAGGCGCGCAGCATTTGAATTTCTCGGCAGAGGTTTTTGCGCAGGAAGAGGATGAGAACGGCGATAAAGCTGCAGTCAAAAAGGAAGAAAAACCAGGTTTCTTTTCCAATATTTCTATGCTTCTCGGTGTAGCCGTGATCGGTGTGATTTCTTTTTTATTCGGTAAATTCGTATTTACCCTGGTTCCTGCCATCATAGAAGAGTTTTTGTTCAAAAATGCATTCAGTAGTCAAATTGGTCATAATCTGGTTGAAGGCCTGATTAAAATCATTCTGCTTGTCGGGTACATTTACGCCATCTCTTTAACCCCGATGATCAAACGATTGTTCCAATATCACGGCGCAGAGCATAAAGTAATTAGCGCCTATGAAGCCGGTGTCGATTTAACCGTTCCCAACGTTCAGAAATTCAGCACCCTTCATTATCGCTGCGGCAGCAGCTTCATCGTATTCACCGTTATTGTCGGCGTAGTGGTATATTCTTTTGTCAGATATGACACCTTGCTCGAGCGAGTCGGTCAGCGATTGATTCTTCTTCCGCTCGTCATAGGCATTTCTTATGAGCTGCTGCGTTTTACGAATTCATTACGAACTGTGCCCGTACTTCGCTATTTGGGTTATCCAGGGCTTTGGCTGCAAAAGCTGACCACCAAACAGCCATTTGACGATCAAGTTGAAGTGTCGATTGCGTCATTTACCCGTATGCGCGAAGCTGAACAACGAATCATGGAGGGAAGCGTATGA
- the mntR gene encoding transcriptional regulator MntR — protein MATPSMEDYLEKIYKLIDEKGYARVSDIAEGLEVHPSSVTKMIQKLDKDSYLVYEKYRGLILTSKGKKMGKRLVDRHQLLEEFLTVLGVNEENIYKDVEGIEHHLSWDSITCIETLLEYFRRDPSRSDILQQIRKEMDADV, from the coding sequence ATGGCCACACCAAGCATGGAGGACTATTTGGAGAAAATTTATAAGCTGATCGATGAGAAAGGCTACGCTCGTGTCTCCGATATTGCTGAAGGGCTTGAAGTTCATCCATCTTCCGTAACCAAAATGATTCAAAAGCTGGACAAGGACAGTTATCTCGTTTATGAGAAATATAGAGGCTTGATCTTGACCTCCAAAGGTAAGAAGATGGGCAAGCGTCTTGTAGACCGTCATCAGCTATTGGAGGAATTTTTAACCGTTTTAGGCGTTAACGAAGAAAACATATATAAAGATGTGGAAGGCATTGAGCATCATCTGAGCTGGGACTCGATTACATGTATTGAAACTCTGCTCGAATATTTTCGCCGCGATCCGTCACGTTCGGACATCCTTCAACAAATACGCAAAGAGATGGATGCAGACGTTTAG
- a CDS encoding pyruvate, water dikinase regulatory protein, which produces MKEQHLYICSDSIGETAEAVAQATIHQFNADQVRIKRHGHLKQEDEIRRVMEEAAATGGFVAYTLVQPELREMMKAEAIRLGVRAVDIMGPMMQAFIDTYGDAPKSKPGLLHEMDADYFRRVDAIEFAVKYDDGRDARGMLQAQVVLIGVSRTSKTPLSIFLAHKGIKVANLPVMPEVKPPAELFKIPSHRIIGLTMDAEHILNIRTERLKAVGLPNGSKYATLQRVVEELEYAEGLMKQLGCTVINVTNKAIEETAGIIVEYI; this is translated from the coding sequence ATGAAAGAGCAGCATCTGTATATTTGTTCCGATTCTATTGGAGAGACGGCTGAAGCGGTTGCGCAGGCTACTATTCATCAATTCAATGCGGATCAAGTAAGGATCAAGCGCCATGGTCATCTGAAGCAAGAGGATGAAATACGGCGGGTTATGGAAGAAGCGGCAGCAACCGGAGGCTTCGTGGCATACACCTTGGTCCAGCCTGAGCTTCGTGAGATGATGAAAGCGGAAGCCATTCGACTTGGAGTGCGTGCAGTAGATATCATGGGACCTATGATGCAAGCTTTCATAGATACATACGGGGATGCTCCCAAGAGCAAGCCTGGGCTTTTGCATGAAATGGACGCGGATTATTTCCGCAGAGTGGATGCCATTGAATTTGCCGTTAAATATGACGATGGACGCGATGCCAGAGGCATGCTGCAAGCTCAGGTTGTACTGATCGGAGTATCTCGGACGTCCAAGACGCCGCTGAGTATATTTTTGGCGCATAAGGGGATTAAGGTTGCCAATTTGCCGGTCATGCCTGAGGTAAAACCGCCTGCCGAGCTATTCAAAATCCCGAGTCACCGCATTATCGGACTCACAATGGATGCTGAGCACATTCTTAACATTCGCACGGAGCGCCTTAAAGCCGTCGGACTTCCGAATGGTTCCAAGTATGCGACGCTCCAGCGTGTTGTTGAAGAGCTGGAGTATGCGGAAGGACTTATGAAGCAGCTTGGCTGTACGGTTATTAATGTAACGAATAAGGCCATCGAAGAGACAGCAGGAATTATTGTCGAGTATATTTAA
- the splB gene encoding spore photoproduct lyase yields MTTQQLIPPIHSTLKFMPELVYFEPDALNYPKGQHIHQWALEQGLEIHMTTSHNQIRDLPGESELEKYRIAKRTLVVGIRKTLKFDSSKPSAEYAIPIATGCMGHCHYCYLQTTLGAKPYIRIYVNIDDILGASKQYIDDRAPEITRFEAACTSDPVGLEHISGSLKQLIEFMAEQPLGRLRFVTKYHHVDSLLDAKHNKHTRFRFSVNADYVIKNFEPGTSKFAERIEAASKVAGSGYPLGFIIAPIIWHDGWEDGYEELLEKLKGSLPPEATKDLTFELIQHRYTKTAKNIIHTRYPKTKLEMDEEKRKYKWGRYGRGKYVYPDDQANALRTFITEQIFDKFPAAKIEYFT; encoded by the coding sequence ATGACCACACAGCAACTAATCCCTCCCATACACAGCACGCTGAAATTTATGCCCGAGCTTGTATATTTTGAGCCGGATGCACTGAATTATCCCAAAGGTCAGCACATTCATCAATGGGCTTTGGAACAAGGCTTGGAGATCCATATGACGACCTCTCATAACCAAATCAGGGATTTGCCGGGTGAATCCGAGCTGGAAAAATACCGCATCGCGAAGCGGACTCTCGTTGTCGGAATCCGTAAAACGCTCAAATTCGATTCATCCAAACCCTCTGCTGAATACGCGATTCCGATTGCGACCGGGTGTATGGGCCACTGCCATTATTGCTACCTGCAGACAACACTCGGGGCTAAGCCTTATATTCGCATTTATGTTAATATCGATGATATTTTGGGGGCTTCCAAGCAGTATATCGATGATCGAGCTCCGGAGATAACCCGTTTTGAGGCGGCCTGCACATCGGACCCGGTAGGTTTAGAGCATATATCGGGTTCATTAAAGCAGCTCATTGAGTTTATGGCGGAACAGCCTCTTGGCCGTCTGCGATTTGTGACAAAATACCATCATGTGGATTCTTTGCTGGATGCAAAGCATAACAAGCATACACGCTTTCGCTTTAGCGTCAATGCGGATTATGTGATCAAAAATTTTGAACCGGGAACGTCGAAATTCGCTGAAAGAATCGAAGCTGCGAGCAAGGTAGCAGGGTCCGGTTATCCGCTCGGGTTCATTATTGCTCCGATCATTTGGCACGATGGATGGGAAGATGGCTATGAAGAACTGCTGGAAAAGCTAAAAGGTTCCCTGCCGCCAGAAGCGACGAAGGATTTAACCTTTGAACTCATTCAGCATCGCTACACGAAAACAGCGAAAAATATCATCCACACGAGGTATCCGAAAACAAAGCTGGAAATGGATGAGGAAAAACGCAAATACAAATGGGGACGTTACGGACGCGGCAAATATGTCTACCCTGACGATCAGGCGAATGCGCTAAGGACGTTCATTACCGAGCAAATTTTCGACAAATTTCCAGCAGCGAAAATCGAGTATTTCACTTAA